A section of the Candidatus Polarisedimenticolaceae bacterium genome encodes:
- the moaA gene encoding GTP 3',8-cyclase MoaA, with protein sequence MALIDSFGRVHDDLRLSITDRCNLRCTYCMPEDPVWFQRAALLTYEEMARVVRIGAGEGVRKVRVTGGEPLVRRDVTTLLAALAAIEGVGDLSLTTNGVLLKPMARDLAGAGLGRLNVSLDTLDRGRFEAITGRDRLRDVLAGLEAARDAGLAPIKINAVLLRGRNEDDAIPLAAFGRDEGYEVRFIECMPLANGQGWDPGSVVTGSSLRAAIGAKWPIARDPKEDPHAPASRFLYEDGMGAVGFIDSVSAPFCGDCSRLRVTSDGKLRVCLYDDCETDLRAPLRAGAADAAIAALMHEALRAKGRGGALDILASQRALPLARTMHQIGG encoded by the coding sequence TTGGCCCTGATCGACTCGTTCGGACGCGTGCACGACGACCTGCGGCTGTCGATCACCGACCGCTGCAACCTCCGCTGCACGTACTGCATGCCCGAAGACCCCGTCTGGTTCCAGCGCGCGGCGCTCCTGACCTACGAGGAGATGGCGCGCGTCGTCCGGATCGGCGCCGGCGAAGGTGTGCGAAAGGTCCGTGTGACCGGCGGCGAGCCGCTCGTCCGCCGCGACGTGACGACGCTCCTCGCGGCGCTCGCCGCGATCGAAGGCGTCGGCGATCTGTCGCTCACGACGAACGGCGTCCTGCTGAAGCCGATGGCGCGTGATCTCGCCGGCGCCGGCCTCGGCCGGCTGAACGTGAGCCTCGACACCCTCGACCGCGGACGCTTCGAAGCGATCACGGGGCGCGACCGTCTCCGGGACGTTCTCGCCGGGCTCGAAGCCGCGCGCGACGCCGGCCTCGCGCCGATCAAGATCAACGCCGTGCTCCTCCGCGGCCGGAACGAGGACGACGCGATCCCACTGGCGGCGTTCGGCCGCGACGAGGGGTACGAGGTCCGGTTCATCGAGTGCATGCCGCTCGCGAACGGGCAAGGGTGGGACCCCGGCAGCGTCGTCACCGGATCCTCGCTGCGGGCCGCGATCGGAGCGAAGTGGCCGATCGCGCGCGATCCGAAGGAAGACCCGCACGCGCCCGCCTCGCGCTTCCTCTACGAGGACGGCATGGGCGCCGTCGGCTTCATCGACTCTGTCAGCGCGCCGTTCTGCGGCGATTGCAGCCGCCTGCGCGTCACGAGCGACGGCAAGCTCCGCGTCTGCCTCTACGACGATTGCGAGACCGATCTCCGCGCGCCCCTCCGGGCGGGCGCGGCCGACGCCGCGATCGCAGCCCTCATGCACGAAGCCCTCCGCGCCAAGGGCCGCGGCGG